The sequence TTGCAACAACAATCAAACATCCACCTGTATTGTCTCTGCCAATAAAGCCATATCCTGCTTCACCTGGATTGTTTCTTGAAGCACCATCACAGCATAGTAAGATTTTATCATCAATGGGTAAAGAGAAAAAACATTGTTGTATTCTGGAATTCTTTACTGTCCTGCATTTCATCCCAAAAAAATTGAGAATCTGCAAGTCTTCAATTGTGTTCCACATACACCCTTTCATCCTGACTTCACATTCCTTTGTAAAATGAAAGATTCTGCTCTTCACCTCTTCTTCATTTGGTTGGAATCCATCATACACCACTCTGTTTCTATGAAAACATAACTCTTTTATAGTTATAAGAGCAGCAGACATCCAAATTTCCTTCACAGCTGGGCTTTTAGACTTTGCCATGGAGAATACTTCATCAAAAGATATAGGATAAAGAATGAAAAAGTTCCACCCAGCCACTGCCAAATTATCTTACTAAAATTACATTACCATAGTATATGGTctgtagtttcctcttcttgctTGCAAAATGAACATCTGGAGACAATGTTAAAACCCTTTCTCTTCATATTCTCATCTGTGGACCAAACATCTCtaataattttccatatgttACTAGAGACACTAGGATGAATgctgtttttccatattttcttagtCCATTGTAGTTCAATGAATTTCTTTCTTATACACTCCACTGCAGTTGCCACTGTGAATTCTCCAGTTTTTGACCATATCCATATTTTCCTATCTTTTTGACCATCTACCACAGGCAGTTCTTCCACATTTATCATATTAGATAGCTCAGCTGGAATTACCCACTCCCCATTTGCTAATAAATCTTGCACCTTAAGTTGAGGAGTTTGAAGTAGAAAAGAATGATCAGAAAATAAAGTTCTCAAAGGCTGACTTGTGATCTAAATATCATTCCATACTGAGATATTTTTCCCATCCCCCACAATCCATCTTGAGTTAATAAAAACTTCATCAAGAACCCATTTGATCCCAATCCAAATAGAAGATTTTTTATAGTAATTGATCCACTCTCCATGTTTATCTTGAAATTTTGCTTGAAAGAATTTAGCccattcatcttcatcattttgCATTTTCCAAGTTAACTTCATCAGTAGAGACTTATTAATATCTTTTAAAATTCTCAATCCAAGCCCCTCTTCTGCAAAAGGAGCATTTATTTCTTCCCATTTTActgtcaataacttcttcttagATGGATCACCTGACCAAAGAGAGTTTCTAATTATCCTATCACATGCTGACAAGACTTTCCTAAGCCATTTATACACTGACATATTGTAAATTGGTATGCTACATAAAACATGCTTCACCAATATTAATCTTTCTTGAAATGACAGCATTTTACCCATCCAGCCAGGCATTTTACTTTGTAATGCTTCTACACATTCCCATACATGAGATGATTTAATTTTCCCAGGAACCAAGTTAACACCCAAGTATTTATCAGGAAATTTAGATAAGGACATACCAAAATATTCTGCAATTTGGTTTTTCCTAGCTTCAGAAGTGCCACCTACAAAGCATTTGCTCTTTTCCATACTCACTATTTGACCAGATGATTGTTGATAGTCCTTCAAGAGTTTTACTAGATTACCAATGTTTATCTTATCTCCGTTGAAAAACAGaaaaatgtcatcagcaaagaaaatatGTGATGGCAGAATACCATTTCTAGTTACCATTGGAATCAATTTCTTTTCTTGCACCATCTGAGTTAATTTTCTACTTAGAATTTCCTGAGCAATGATAAACAAAataggtgaaagaggatcaccttgcttCAAACCTCTACCAATAGGAAAAAAACCACCTGGGCCTCCATTTACCATGACTGATATTCTAGTAGACTGAAAGAGTACTAGTAACCATTGAATGAATTTAGCTGAAAATCCAAAAGTGTACATAGCTTGAAATAAGAAGTCCCAACTGAGAGAGTCATATGCCTGTGTAATATCCAGTTTCAAACCAACATTCCACCCTCTTCTAGTTGTCTCCATCTCATTTATTAATTCAGAAGCTAACACTATTTGATTTTGAATATTCCTCCCTTTGATAAAAGCACCTTGCTGTGGAGATACAATTTTCTCTATGACCCCGCCTATTCTTGTAGTAatgatttttttgaaaatattgaaGCAGAAATTACTCATCCCAATGGGTCTAAATTGAGAAGCTTTCTTGGCACCTTGAACTTTAGGCAGCAGAGTAAGAAAATTTGCATTCATTACTTTGGGGATAAAACCTCTACTCCAACAAAACTGAATTGCAAGGGTTAAATCATCACCAATTATATCCCATGTGCTCGTGTAGAACCAACCAGCaaagccatctggaccaggagcactGTCTGGAtccatttcttttactgcagtaTAAATTTCTTTTCTAGTTGGAATAACATTAAGCAtgtttttatcttcttcattaatGATCTTTGGGATATTATCAAAAATACCTTCAGCAAAGTTTACTTCTTGTTTCTTAAATTTGTTCTCAAAATGTTCCACCAGAGTTTCTGAAATCTCTTGCTCTGTTGAAATGATGCTACCTGCTGAATTCTCCAATTCTGTTATTGCATTGTGGCTTTGTCTTTTCTTGATTGAAGTATGGAAAAAATTAGAATTAGATGCCCCTTATTTCATCCATTTAATTCTTGCTTTTTTTTTTGAGCAATTTCTCTATTTCTTTGTTCCAATATTTCTTGCTTCCCTCTTGCAACTACAAGATTATTCAATAATACTGTATTTTCTGGTTGGTTGTCTGAAATTAATGTTGCCTTGATCACCTCCTTTTCTGCTTTTTGTAGCTGAGCTCTGACATCATTCCAATTCCAATCTTTAACAATTTGTTTTACTCTTTTCAGCTtggataagaaaataaaaaccggATTACCAATTAAATTATATTCCCAAGTTTCTTTTATTAACTTCAGAAAATATGGATGAGTAAGCCACGCTTTCAAGGCTCTAAAAGGAACATTGTCAGGTTTTGGCATTACTGCATTTGCTCCTAATAAAGCACTATGATCAGAAGTCCCCCTAGCATTCACCTTATAACTCCAACCAGGATACTTTTCTAGCCATTTTGCATTATATACAGCTCTATCCAAATTGCACATGATCCTCTTTGTACCAGCTCTATTGTTACACCAAGAGAACTCCACTCCAGATTTAGGTGCTTGAATTAAACCACAAGTATTAAGACAATCATTAAACTCTTGCATGGATATAGTTAAAGGACTCCTTCCTCCCTTCTTCTCATTAACACTCATTATTGTATTAAAATCACCAATGGCAATCCAAGGTTTATCTTGAGAATTCAAAAATTCCAACTCCTCCCAAAGTTCTCTTCTATCAACAGTTAAACAGGCAGCATGAATTCCAGTTACCAAACAACCTCCTACTTCAACAGTAATGGATTGAGCAGTAATAGAAAAAAATTTAGGGGCAGATATGTTCACATTCCAGGACATCCAAATATTACCTTTCTTAGTAttagtagaattatgaattacttTATGATGCATGTTAGGTAAATTCAATTTCTTGCAAAAATCAGAAGTAGCTCTCACCTTTGGTTCAGCAACAAAAACTACAGAGGGACAAGAAGAGTGAACTAAACTTTTGAGTTTATCTTTAGCATTTAATCTCTTCAAGCCTCTGATGTTCCAAAATACTATCTTCATTGAGAAGGGAGTGACTGAGAAGGATTGCTCCTCAGTCCTGTTAAACTTAATGTAGCAGCCTGCTGTCTTGTGGTAACTTTATCCActttgtttttctgttttgtaggTGCCATACCAATAGAATTTGTAATATTCTTCCCCACTGGAGGTGTTATTTTAACAGTAGAATTGATGGATGGAGAACTAACCACTGCTTGAGTAACTTGATTAATTGATAATGTAGGAAATTCACTATTGGGTTCCAAAATATTGTCATTCATGAATTGAAGCACTTGAAATTTACCAGAATTAATAACTGTCTCCTGATTTTTAGAGCATTCTGCTACATGTACTGAAGGAGATATATTGTGAATAGTATTTTCTTCTTGAGAATCTTGCACTCCACCTGAATTAGTAGTTTCTTCTTGCTGAGCTGCATAATGTTTCTTATTTAACTCCTCAGTAgaaaagaaaatatcaaaacctttattcttttgtttatggttCACAATTCTTCATTCCTTTGCATTTTTAACAGGTCCAGCATCCTTTTGTTGATTATgttcttttcttttagttctaCACTCCATAACATAATGACCTATTACAGAGCAATGACTACAAAATTTTGGGCAATTTGGAATTTGCACAGCTTGTTCAAAACCTCCATACTTAGTTTCAACTTGCACCATACTAGGGATAGCCTTTGAAAGATCAATCTCCACTAGAACTCTAGCATAATAACCAATCTCCCTCTTGAGAGTTGTTTCATCCACTTTAAATGGTTTACCAATCGACCTACTAATTTGCATTAAAATATTTTCCTTCCAGTATTCAATACTTAAACCAGGGAAATGAACCCAAACAAAATCTGTAGAAGATTTCTGGTTTGCAGGATTAAAATTGGGTTCCCATGCTCTTAATTTCAGGGTTTGATCTTCAACTGGCCAATACCCCTCCCAAATATGGTGTTTATCTTCAGCATTATCTAATTTAATTATGAAGAAACCTTTTCCAAGAGCAATACATTGTACTGTACCTTTTATGTTCCATTGTTTCTTCAGAGTCGTTACTGCAGAATCAAATTTGAGCTTTACTAAATCCAATCTTCCAATTAGGCTAAATCACCATTTGTCCAATCACTTCATCTGGTATATAGCAAACTGGATTACTTGAAACTGGCTCAGAAACATGTTCAGAATTATTAAAGTGTGAAAAAATTGATTCAGAATTTCCTGATAAAGACCTAGAAAAACAATTCTTTTCTGGTCGATTTTTCATTCCTTCTGAAGAATTAATGTAATTTAGATAGAAAATATTTGTAATGGTACATCACCAATCATCAGATCTGTTTGAAAAACACTTGAATTTAATGAATGAAACACAAAAAACTAGAAATTTTCGAGAAGACGAAAAAACGATTCAGTCGCCTGAGTTGACTTCGATTCGCCTGAGTAGGatccgattatgtcgatgtcttatctacaaagtttaatggttaagcaataaacctcgtattgtattccttaatactatatctatctagagtgttcatgcttcgcagttttgttctcaatatgcaccacttgaaagatacgttaggaatgaaacagttcaagtcaaatatcactaacctcaagtggaaggatgatgttgtcgttgtagcttcttacttcttcacttcttcaagtcttctcaatacttataatgtctcatatcctaatactttcaagctaacttatacgataAATGAGTTTcgctctagtacataatcaagcgactctttaaatgatttttgattcaccaaaatatgacaaacaaacttgacataccaacgcttggtgggttcaaccgagctatactctaacaatctccccctttgtcaattagtggcaaaactcttacatcatatggataaacaaattacaagaattcattacacatacgcttgattcccgaattcaacaacaaaataacctgtatacattcaatccttaaatgtcgttgttgacattatgataacaaagaatattactccccctaaaggtaagatagatagattttatcaatccgcacgtgtTTGTTATTCatttgtaatgatatgttactcccccttagtctatgctttcactctttccttagataaacgtttaagcaccaatgttcttttccttagtgataccattgtacaagtacaatcgcttgttctataagaccaaaataaagataactctatttttctcatcaggctctaattatccgtataacttagacctttcagttttaaacaagacaagtactaggttagttaactagtatttcttgttaaggcattcgattagacttgaataaccgaaacctccactttgataaatctaactaagatcagaattaacttagtttttcttatccggaatcgaattggactaaacaattcaccccgtaaaccttttctttcgttaagccataaacaattcatacaaaccaaaataaatcaacttgcataattattcacctcaaccggaagcaatcgaaacaacatagacattatagcaccgcaattgcaccaaaattttgtaagcctaaacaattgataccacacaataaagcaagataacaacagtttttcttaaccggaaccaattgaatcacatacacatccatacgcacataatggaataaaacatcaattgtaccgaaattttgttaagcaaaagcaataaatatatgaaataaaaatcaggcttttcttaaacaggaaaacaattaactagcaagattgttacctcaaattttggatcctcttctccaatatgtttgcatcttcttccagggagaattgatattgaaatatcattatgttgtcatacttatgcaaaacaaaagaataccaacaaccaacctttaccagagaaaggttgaaaaccggtttttaactattgcaagcaaaagttgaaaacccccgaaaaacatatgcttttatgctaaaccaaaaccgattcaacatattgtgactttttcacatattatttctatcagaacccctcatgatcctttgataaagcctaccaacatgggctagaacttaatcctgctaaatcaaaaagtcacccataccataagggttcacaacattatgagatcgaatatcaaggtaataaaaccgaaatcaaacatcccataaatataCATAGAAATAATCACTAAGCATTCAAGCaaaggctatgtaaatcaaaaactatcacatgaaaaattataaatcaaataattttattcataatagacttaatacaatcattgaaagaaatcaaaaattgatgtctactTCTTTTTGCAATtcagtccttcatatcagtgctaaatgaaggcggattactactttcagtcttcagcttgtgaatttcttcaagtagaaaaccttgttgcttgaccagaacttCTTGCAGGTGGGAAATCTTTGCGAATGACTCtacaagagcatgtaattctgtatttgattgaacacaaaagtgtgtcaatgcttcaatacattGGCCTTTCCTCagcgtattctctctttccttcttggtaagccaatctccctttttgattttactcttgatatcaagagaagatccaaacttaatcttaagttgatctttctgatctagcatcttgccaTAAGAAAATGTTGGATCTagactcatggttcggacaaggaatgaccaaagaaggggaaggatctttttataattttcatacttccgaaaatataatattcctataaatacgaatatatcaaatatttttaaatactagattttatccctataatctacacataagtgccttgattt comes from Papaver somniferum cultivar HN1 chromosome 7, ASM357369v1, whole genome shotgun sequence and encodes:
- the LOC113294756 gene encoding uncharacterized protein LOC113294756 translates to MKIVFWNIRGLKRLNAKDKLKSLVHSSCPSVVFVAEPKVRATSDFCKKLNLPNMHHKVIHNSTNTKKGNIWMSWNVNISAPKFFSITAQSITVEVGGCLVTGIHAACLTVDRRELWEELEFLNSQDKPWIAIGDFNTIMSVNEKKGGRSPLTISMQEFNDCLNTCGLIQAPKSGVEFSWCNNRAGTKRIMCNLDRAVYNAKWLEKYPGWSYKVNARGTSDHSALLGANAVMPKPDNVPFRALKAWLTHPYFLKLIKETWEYNLIGNPVFIFLSKLKRVKQIVKDWNWNDVRAQLQKAEKEVIKATLISDNQPENTKRQSHNAITELENSAGSIISTEQEISETLVEHFENKFKKQEVNFAEGIFDNIPKIINEEDKNMLNVIPTRKEIYTAVKEMDPDSAPGPDGFAGWFYTSTWDIIGDDLTLAIQFCWSRGFIPKVMNANFLTLLPKVQGAKKASQFRPIGMSNFCFNIFKKIITTRIGGVIEKIVSPQQGAFIKGRNIQNQIVLASELINEMETTRRGWNVGLKLDITQAYDSLSWDFLFQAMYTFGFSAKFIQWLLVLFQSTRISVMVNGGPGGFFPIGRGLKQGDPLSPILFIIAQEILSRKLTQMVQEKKLIPMVTRNGILPSHIFFADDIFLFFNGDKINIGNLVKLLKDYQQSSGQIVSMEKSKCFVGGTSEARKNQIAEYFGMSLSKFPDKYLGVNLVPGKIKSSHVWECVEALQSKMPGWMGKMLSFQERLILVKHVLCSIPIYNMSVYKWLRKVLSACDRIIRNSLWSGDPSKKKLLTVKWEEINAPFAEEGLGLRILKDINKSLLMKLTWKMQNDEDEWAKFFQAKFQDKHGEWINYYKKSSIWIGIKWVLDEVFINSRWIVGDGKNISVQDLLANGEWVIPAELSNMINVEELPVVDGQKDRKIWIWSKTGEFTVATAVELAGWNFFILYPISFDEVFSMAKSKSPAVKEIWMSAALITIKELCFHRNRVVYDGFQPNEEEVKSRIFHFTKECEVRMKGCMWNTIEDLQILNFFGMKCRTVKNSRIQQCFFSLPIDDKILLCCDGASRNNPGEAGYGFIGRDNTGGCLIVVARGIGIATNYMAEFFAVINACEWAISKGFLQVCIRTDSASILNSLVTKRIPWYIQTRWNKIISTLVSCEFIHSYREVNFSADGLAKLGATLLRGEKRIFLHKPSFLGRLEQTNKAYYRFM